TGTTGCTGCTGGTAGGCTTATCAATAGAAAATATGATAATATTTATTGGTCACCATGTGCTGCTCATTAccttaatcttattttaaaagatataagcAGCATGGCACATATTTCTAACCTTGCAACTCGTACTTCAAAGATCACAGTATTTGTGTACAATCATACGGTTTTCTTATCTTGGCTAAGACAAAGACCTCATTAGAGAGAAATTGTATGTCCTGGTGTAACCCGGTTGCAACTGTGTTTATTACATTGAAGAGCATCTTTGACCGTAAAAAGGAGTTACAACAATTGGTTGTAGATTCAATTTTCACTAATCACAAATTAGGAAGGAGTGCTACTGGTAGAGCTGTGAGTGCTATTATTCTAGACTGTAAATTTTGGGACGATTGCTTTACTATATGTAAACCTGTGGGCCATCTGATTTACTTGCTGAAGGTTGTTGATGCTGATGACAAACCATCTTTGGGATATATTTATGAAGGAATGCTAAGGGCAGAAGATGCAATTAAGGAGATGTTTAGGCAATCCAAGACTGCATATCAGCCGTACACATATATTATCAACTCAAGATGGGACAAGCATTTGAAGAAAGATCTTCATGCGGCAGCTTACTTCCTGAATcctaaattcttttttaatgaaaattataaagaaGCACCTAATGTTATGCGAGGTTTGCTTGATCTTGTTAACTTTTATTGCAAGTGTAACAATTTGGATTCAGTTCAGGCAATGAAAGAAATGCATTTATTTAGAGATCAGAAGGAAAGTTTTGATAGACAAGAAGTTATTCCAGCTGCATCTGAACTTAAGCCTGGTAAGAATATGGCTGaatatttgtttaattaatagTAACTTGTTTTATGCTCCTATGTTCTTAATTGATATCTTGTAATatgttatgattttataattggTAGATGAATGGTGGAGGTTATTCGGAGGCTCTGCTCCATGTCTACAAAAGATAGCTATTCGTATTCTTAGCCAAGCATCTGCTTCTTCTGGGTGTGAGAGAAATTGGAGCCTTTTTGACCAGATTcatacaaaaagaagaaatagattgGAGCATTATAGACTTAATGACATTGTTTATGTTACTTATAATTTGCGTCTTAAATCCAGGTAATATATGTTTCATGAAATACTATATTGTTTCATTTGTAATCTTTAGCATAACAAATTTGTAAATGATTAAATCttcatatattgtatttaactttttaggaaggaaaaagaaaaaagaaagcaaaagacATAATATGATCCAATTGATTATGAAAGTACCAGTCAAGTTGACTTTTGGGTGACTGAAGAGGTAGTAGAGAAAGAGCCTAATTTTCCTAGTAATGTGGATGACTTATTGCGTGAGTATAGTATATTTAATTTCTAATGATTTATTAGAATGTTGTTAGtttataatataatgataacatgtctattttattaggtgaaattgatgctgatttATATCAAAGTGGCGGTGGTAGTAGTGGTCTTTATGCTGCATCTCTTGATTCTTCTGCTGATCAGGGTGGGAATGAAGGTGAAGATCATCCCACCGAAGCAGATTTGCAACAAGTTCTTGcggattttgatgattgataaaCTAAGATGTTGGgatttaatatttagatatgcttttattactatttaacttttgagtttagattttgataagatcatatgtatttggttgatgatattttatatagtgttttaaatttcgaagatattttaagatttatatcagactataattatattttaggatgtgtatttataatttatttattattctattctaaaacAGTTTTTCCGGTTGAACCCCCAATTGAACCGGTTAGACCAGTAAACCAGTGACTAGAGCGGTTTGATAACCAGTCTTGTTTTCTGAACCTTGCTCCTAACTCAGCCCACGAAGTcaaggctggccggagaatatatacacatatatatacatatccaaaacccaaattTACATAAACAAAATCCTGTTTCTCCATAAGCCTCTAAGAGGGTCAAAAGGATCAAGTCTTGCGGAGAGAAAACTAAGTACATAAAGGTGGTTTTCTATGAGTATCTAAGCCTAACTTAACTTAATCTTAAATCTAGTTTTACCGCCTTTCCACCATACTTCCATCTTCGACAACATATCATAGACAAATAAGAAGATAAAGGCAAacacaagaaggttacaagtACTGCAGGTAGtaaatatacatttaacataGCAAATACACTTAGGCACACCCAGTTAATGCACAAAaaagtaattcaagtaatatgcacatgatgcatgcttgtcctatggctgatgagtctcatctgtcggttattaAGCCAACCTGACAAGTCCGGTTTGCTAAACCTTTGGACTGTCcctcgacgtgcatccccaaaaGTCTATGCATAtgtttttctcaaataatcaatattgctcaatgggggtaatATTCCCAGGAATTTAtaagtgcccggtcacccttacatcgtagggtcaatagagtatcgagtttttgacctggtacacgtggtgacAAGCCACGATACTTTACCCAGGGAAGctcgtatctcagatcattTAATTAATCAAGCCAAGTATTATACATAATCATTCATAACATTTCATAATTCAATtaatcattttcagctttaTTTCAGCTCCAAGTTATGCCCACTTCCTAACTTCATCTGATTATCTGgtttaatactattattttttactaaaggaatgaaaatagaggtttagaagttcAAGATAGGGTTTAAAACTCAGAAAACCATGTTTACTGGAATAGGGGCCACGCGTCGCGTggctcacgcgtacgcatgggagCGTAAAAAGGCAGCTCGCGCGCGCATCCCTTTATCATGCGTACACGTAAATGAATACTTcaagtcacgcgtacgtgtgagccatgcgtacgcgtggacatgCATGCTGGTCCATTATGCGTACAcacaattaaaaatttcatgccacgcgtacgcgtggacgtaCGTTTTTCGAAAAACCTGATTAGGCAGAAAGCtgcataattacaaaatttttaaccaAACTTTCGACGCACATAACTtaatcattttaaatcatttttcaaacggcataaacttcacgaacccaattttcatttaaaacaaGTTGGAAACAAATTGAGAATCCGAAAGCCAAGTTATAGCTCGCCGAAATTTGGCCCAAAACCAAATTTTGCAAAACTCCTTAAAccttattttcattcaaaatctcCATTCTATTCATCACCAAACCTACCAATACCAACACAATATGCGAGCAACAAAACTCTACACCATTTTATCAACCATCATTCATTAACATTACACAATCTCACATTTTAACAACTCCATCATGCTCTCATTGAAGATGTATGTAATCATATAATCACCAACTCAATCATGTTCCATATACTAACATCAATATAACAACAATATCCATCACATAACCAAATCACATCATAAATATCAAGGATACTAAGCATTGTACATTTTCGTGCGTTCCagcttatcctatggtcatcttgcctaagttttcacagaatattatatattaaatatacaaaacctaaaccataccttggccgatttcctcGTAGTGATCAAGACAACTTATTAAAACAAACACATCCCCAAAAACTTCAACAAAACACTAGTGTTCAGCTTTCCCCAAGTTCCAATATccacaatttcaagctccaattatttattcacaacctaatgCACATTCatatataacacatatataCCCAATTTAATACCCAAGGCATAAGTTCAGTAAATTAAATAGGATTTATggtatcctcaccttacccaagcttcgtataagcaagagtgaatgttttcctcaagctaattggatcctaaaacacCAAGGACAAAGAAATTCAATACCTctacataatttttgaaaattggggGAAGAAGTGGATGAGAACAATAAAGTGAGTTACCTATAAAATTGTTCCGATAGAAATATAGAGCTCGACACGGTGgtcgcgtggccacaaacatTATGGCGATCGGAGCTCGGACGGAGAAGATACGGGAATTTGAATTTACCGTAAAGGTTTGGAGGTGTTTTTCATTTCTCCTTTCCCCTATTGTGTTTCAGCGTTGCATCTGCTaaattgaggaagaagagaggctTGGATTCACTTAAGTGTTGGGCCGGTTGGGCCAACAGGCCCGATTTGAATCCGGTTCAATTGGTTTGGTCTGTTTCATTCAATCTTGAGccgaattttttaaaattagtgttaaatttctctttttaatgAGTTCTATCATAttcatatttctaattttttattaaaaattaatttattaactaattatttactaatttaacggGATTTacacaatatatatatgatttaatttatttttaatatatatttatattttaatatatattttatattaataattgattttgatcTACAGGTAGCATAAACAtagttgttaaaaaatttatcaatccAATATAGTTCGGCCGAAATGAGATCCTATATAAGGAGAATGAGTCTTCCAACAaaattcttttctattttgagaGATCGAACAAATAAGATCACAAATTAAAAAACTGCGagtaataagaaaagaaaaattgtaatTTATAATCATCAACTTTGGTTTATGAATCACTATATACGCAGTTAATTTTGTAGTGTACAAATGCATGTAAAATTATATTGAAGGGATTCATTAGTAGGGTATTCTCCTTAATCATTGATAAACTCAGTTTATTGTAGTGTAGGGattcatcaatccgagctctctatccttggcttgctcttcaagatggatttctggcccttgatgcttcatgatgatgatgacttcatctgcttcaatctctgcctcaaccatcacttcgccactctagctacttcctgtggtggttgagcagaatcaatgacaagccatgcttcaagaatctcccttGCTGGCCAaatcttcatctttcttttttaGTATGGAGGAttcgagattacctcaccaaatcttaccacatTTGGTGATTatctcagccacaacatacttttggttttatttttcgtgccatcattaacttgatggtcttgatgcatgcagcttcttctttttccttttggtaGCTTAGTGTAGCTTCCATGGTTGCTGTGATATGaccgaagagaagaagaaagaaagattagagagagaagaaagaagatattCAATggatttgatcaaataatttaatgtaGCAAAGAGAAGGAATAAAAGTGCACTCAAGTTTCCCACTTCCCTTTACTGATAGGCGTGTAGGATCATTAAAGCCATCAAATCAATTTCTCTCTCTCACCTATGTTTCCAATgcttaaattaaatttgaaatccatcccAAAGTGGGAAATGGAATCCGTTGGAAGCTTGTAACATGCTTAAAGGAATGGGTTTTAGTTAAAGAAGTGCATTGTGCCCATTTCCTTATGATTTCGGACCAAGCATGCAAGATGAATTGGGCTTATGATAGTTTGAATTCTGgcccaataacaagaacaataattcagccaaacaaaatatttttgtatcaaTGCTGAATGTACTTGAGCTTgcaattttccttttatttttagcCCACATTAAAAATCatgcaaaacaaaattattaattaatttaacatcaaattaataattttgtaattaattattttaataatgtttgttcatcatcaaaattaaattagagttttccaaactcatcaaagtTGATCGCTCCAAATTCATCACTGCTTCTACCTTAGCAGAAACCACAACTATTCCCTGCTTACTCACTACGTGACCAAGAAACTTCACCTTACTCTTCCAGAACTCGCATTTAGATAACTTAGCATATAACTTCATGTCTTTCAGAATTTGCATCATAGTTCGCAAGTGATCAGCATGCTATTCTTCAGTCTTAGAATAAACAAGGatatcatcaatgaagacaataaCAAACTTGTCCAGGTACGGCCGGAAAATCCTGTTCATATAATCCATGAATATTGTTGGAGCATTGGTTAACCCGAAAGACATCACCGTATACTCATAATGACCTAACGTGTCCTAAAAGCAGTTTTCGGAATATCTTCATCTCTAACTCTTATCTGATGATACCCGGATTGCAAATCAATCTTAGAGAACATACCGGCACCCTGTAATTGATCGATTAGGTCGTTGATTCTAGGTAATGGATATTTATTCTTCACAGTAATTTTATTCAGTTGCCGATAATCGATACACAAGCGCATACTTCTGTCCTTTTTCTTTACCAGTAACACCGATACTCCCCACGGAGAAACACTTGGTCGAATAAAATGCTTACCCAATAGATCTTCTAGTTGAGCCTTTAATTCAACCATTTCTAAAGGTGACATCCTGTAAAGAGTAATCAAAATTGGACCGGCTCCAGGCACCAACTCAATTACGAATTCAACCTCCCAGTTAGGTGGAAATTCATTAATATCTTCTGGAAACATGTCTGGAAATTCACATACAACTGGAGTCTGCTCTAAACTCTGATCATCACCTGATACTCCCGTAGTTAATAACATAATACCCCTGAGTTTCAGTTCCAGAACAATTTACTATCATAGAGTTCAAATAGTAACTATTCACCACAACCGGTGCTTCTGACCCTTCCGGCATAAAATGCACTGACTTCTCAAAATAATCAAGCAAAACATGATTCTTGGGTAACCAATCCAATCCCAAGATGAGATCTAGACCAGTCATCGGTAAATAAATCAAATCATGCACAAATTCATGTTGTTGTACTCGAAATGGAACTTGTGGACATCCTAACCTAGTCACCATAGCTTCATGAGTAGCATTATGCACTTTCAAATCATAACCTAAAACCACCATCCTCAATCCTAATTCATTAGCCTTttcaaatgcaataaatgaatGAGTTGCTCcagaatcaaataaagcatttaagatTTTACCAGCCATTTTACAGTTACCTCTAATAAGTGTCTTAGATCCCTCAACACCTACTGCAGAAGTGGTGTACACTCTCCTTAGCTGCTGTGCTCTACCAGTCTAATACTTCTTCCTCTCCAGAAAATTACTGGCCAAGTGCCTGGGCTGTCCACAAAAATAACATACCCCAAGTCCTAATCTGCACAGAACTCCAGGATGATACTTCCCGCACCTCTAACAGTTCAAATCCTACTGTGGTTACTTTCCAAACCTTCTTCCTTGATTAACATTAGTATTCGGCCTTCTGTAATTATCTTGACCTTGATTCTGCTGCAGAACAAAGCCTCTACGCTTAAAATTCCTACTTCTCAGAGCAAAGTTTCTCCCTGAAGTCCTTTGAAAAGGCACCCACAAACTTCCTTTCTCTACTGCCGCATTCCTCACACATTTCTCAACCACCCTATTCTTATTCACCAATTTAGAAAACAATCAGATCTCCATTGGTGAAACAAAGCTCAAAATATCGCTCCGAAGACCTCCCTCATATACTTAATACATTTCCACTCAGCAAAATCTTCAGTTGCACCTTGACAGATACGAGAAAAGCGACAAACTCCTCAAACCTGCTAGTATACTTAGTAACAGTCATTAGCCTTgctttaattgcattaattaaaGTTCTTTGGTGTTCTAACCGAATTAGAAAAGTATTTATTATAGAAATATGTTCGGAAGACTTCCCAAGGAATCACAGCGCCATCTAGCTGCAGGATACGTCGTGTTCCCTGCCACCAATATTGAGCCTCACCTTGCAACTGATAAGTTCTAAACTCAACCAATTGCTCCTCAGGAACCTGTTGAGCCTGCAGTGCCCGTTCCATAGCTTGAATCCAATTATCTGCATCGGTGGGATTTGAGGTTCCACTGAAGGTCGGAAGGTGGGCCTTCTTCGTCATTATTGTTTCCGTGATTACTCTGTTAAGTGCCTCAGCTGTCGCCTGTATAACTACAACCATATTTCCCAGGGCAGCCATAAAGTCTATTGGGTTATTCCATGCTAGGCTCGGAGTAACGGTGCCTATCCTACCTCTACTTCGGCTGCGACCGCGTCTACGAGTCAACATCTggtccctatacacaccaaaaaagtgatattaagttgatcagtctgaATATCGCAGGTCTAATACTTTAAattccaaatgcatgctcacaaATGTTTATGCCATATATATCAAtcagatatcctaatagcacataaacaCATATACAGAGAATGCATAGAAGCATAATCAGTCCGTCTTTTAGActctataggaacgaactgatctgataccataatgtaatacCCTACCACACTCAGCTTTACGCTTGAGCTGTAAAACAGAGGTGATGTGGTATACGACCTCTAAAATGAAAAGTGTACATATAATAGCAAATAAACTAAGAGCCTTGAAGAACCGTTGAAATAAAAATCGCGGAATAAAAGCGCAATATTCAAAAAACGAGTTAACTTGCGTACAAAGAAAACTATAGCTTTGAAGCATAATATAAGAAAAGTAGGAATAGAGGATCAaggatacaaaataacaagctcctaactcagcccgCAAAATCAAAGCTGGCAGGAgaatatatacacatatatatacatatccaaaacccaaatttacatatatatataactgtACAACAAAATAACCCGATAACTACTTCGCTTCAAAagtccagacgcctaacgagatgcctctcgacctacatctgaaaaataacatagtatggggtgagaaccaacagttctcagcatggtaaaggtgccacacatataagatataaggtcctgaaaatgccagaggcaatcctataacaccgacactcagattacgaagcttaaagtattaaacagaagtCATAAAAGGTAGTTTTCTACGAGTATCTAAGTCTAACTTAACTTAATCTTAAATCTAGTTTTACCGCCTTTCCACCATACTTCCATCTTCGACAACATATCATAGACAAATAAGAAGATAAAGGCAAacacaagaaggttacaagtACTGCAGGTTGcaaatatacatttaacataGCAATTACAATTAGGCACACCCAGTTAATGCACAAAaaagtaattcaagtaatatgcacatgatgcatgcctgtcctatggctgatgagtctcatctgtcggttattaAGCCAACCTGACAAGTCTGGTTTGCTAAACCTTTGGACTGTCCcacgacgtgcatccccaagaatCTATGCATagttttttctcaaataatcaatattgctcaatgggggtaatATTCTCGAGAATTTAtaagtgcccggtcacccttacgtcgtagggtcaacagagtatcgactTTTtgacctggtacacgtggtggcaagctgCGGTACTTTACCTAGGGAAGctcgtatctcagatcattTAATTAATCAAGCCAAGTATTATACATAATCATTCATAATATTTCATAATTCAATTCATCACTTTTTCAGCTTTACTTCAGTTCCAAGTTATCCCCACTTCCTAACTTCATCTGATTATCCAGtttaatactattatttatgactaaaggaatgaaaatagaggtttagaagttcAAAATAGGGTTTAAAACTCAGAAAATCATGTTTACTGGAATCGGGGCCACGCGTCGCGTGGCTCACGCGTACATATGGGAGCGTAAAAAGGCAGCTCGCGCGCGCATCCCTTTATCATGCGTACACGTAAATGAATACTTcgtgtcatgcgtacgcgtgaaccATGCATACGCGTGGACATGCATGCTGGTCCTTTACGCGTACGCACAGTTAAAAATTCCatgccacgc
This portion of the Arachis duranensis cultivar V14167 chromosome 6, aradu.V14167.gnm2.J7QH, whole genome shotgun sequence genome encodes:
- the LOC110273134 gene encoding uncharacterized protein LOC110273134, with product MSWCNPVATVFITLKSIFDRKKELQQLVVDSIFTNHKLGRSATGRAVSAIILDCKFWDDCFTICKPVGHLIYLLKVVDADDKPSLGYIYEGMLRAEDAIKEMFRQSKTAYQPYTYIINSRWDKHLKKDLHAAAYFLNPKFFFNENYKEAPNVMRGLLDLVNFYCKCNNLDSVQAMKEMHLFRDQKESFDRQEVIPAASELKPDEWWRLFGGSAPCLQKIAIRILSQASASSGCERNWSLFDQIHTKRRNRLEHYRLNDIVYVTYNLRLKSSQVDFWVTEEVVEKEPNFPSNVDDLLREIDADLYQSGGGSSGLYAASLDSSADQGGNEGEDHPTEADLQQVLADFDD